In Bos indicus isolate NIAB-ARS_2022 breed Sahiwal x Tharparkar chromosome 19, NIAB-ARS_B.indTharparkar_mat_pri_1.0, whole genome shotgun sequence, the following proteins share a genomic window:
- the ELAC2 gene encoding zinc phosphodiesterase ELAC protein 2 — translation MWALRSLLGLRCAAGRTMSQGPARRPRPPKDPLRHLRTREKRGPSWGPGGPNTVYLQVVAAGGRDAGAALYVFSEFNRYLFNCGEGVQRLMQEHKLKVSRLDNIFLTRMHWSNVGGLCGMILTLKETGVPKCVLSGPPQLEKYLEAIKIFSGPLKGIDLAVRPHSAPEYKDETMTVFQIPIHCEQTSGQQPPVQSPERLSPQPPPLAESADGEQRPDGVGWKARGRDTSLVVAFVCKLHVKKGNFLVLKAKELGLPVGTAAIAPIIAAVKDGKSVTYEGREILPEEICTPPDPGITFIVVECPDEGFIQPLCENTTFRSYQGKADAPVALVVHMAPEHVLLDSRYQQWMERFGPDTEHLVLNETCESVHNLRSHKIQTQLSLIHPGIFPPLAGPRPQEGSATQGVPTVRGQCLLKYQLRPRREWQRDAVLTCDPEEFIAEALELPNFQESVQEYRKTAQDSPEATSSQYPEVVFLGTGSAIPMKIRNVSSTLVNISPDTSLLLDCGEGTFGQLCRHYGDGVDRVLGSLAAVFVSHLHADHHTGLLNILLQRERALASLGRPCHPLLVVAPTQLRTWLQQYHNQCQPLLHHVSVIPAKCLQKGAEVSSPEVERLINLLLETCGLEEFQTCLVRHCKHAFGCALVHMSGWKVVYSGDTMPCEALVQMGKDATLLIHEATLEDGLEEEAVEKTHSTTSQAIGVGMRMSAAFIMLTHFSQRYAKIPLFSPDFNEKVGIAFDHMKVSLGDLPTVPRLTAPLKALFAGDLEEMEGRRERRELRQVRAALLAGEDVEPPQKRAPTEHPLSPQSKKARAQ, via the exons GGGCCCGGGGGCCCGAACACCGTGTACCTGCAGGTGGTGGCAGCCGGCGGCCGGGATGCGGGCGCCGCCCTCTACGTCTTCTCCGAATTCAACCG GTATCTCTTCAACTGCGGGGAAGGCGTCCAGCGACTCATGCAGGAGCACAA GCTGAAGGTGTCCCGTTTGGACAACATATTCCTGACCCGAATGCACTGGTCTAATGTTGGCGGGTTGTGCG gaatgatcCTCACTTTAAAGGAAACCGGAGTTCCAAAGTGTGTGCTTTCTGGACCTCCACAACTG GAGAAGTATCTGGAAgctatcaaaatattttctggtCCACTGAAAGGAATAGACCTGG CCGTGCGGCCCCACTCAGCACCAGAATACAAGGATGAGACCATGACAGTGTTCCAGATCCCCATCCACT GCGAGCAGACGAGCGGTCAGCAGCCGCCTGTGCAGAGTCCAGAGCGGCTGAGTCCACAGCCACCTCCACTCGCGGAATCAGCTGACGGGGAGCAGCGCCCGGACG GTGTCGGCTGGAAAGCGCGTGGCAGGGACACCTCCTTGGTGGTGGCTTTCGTCTGTAAG CTCCACGTGAAGAAGGGAAACTTCTTGGTGCTCAAAGCGAAGGAGCTGGGTCTCCCAGT CGGAACAGCCGCCATCGCCCCCATCATTGCTGCCGTCAAGGACGGGAAGAGCGTCACCTACGAAGGGAGAGAG ATTCTGCCTGAAGAGATCTGCACCCCTCCGGACCCCGGGATCACCTTCATCGTAGTAGAATGTCCAGACGAAGGGTTCATCCAGCCGCTGTGTGAGAACACCACCTTCAGGAG TTACCAAGGGAAGGCCGACGCCCCCGTGGCCCTGGTGGTCCACATGGCCCCGGAGCACGTGCTCCTGGACAGCAGATACCAGCAGTGGATGGAGAG GTTCGGGCCCGACACTGAACACCTGGTTCTGAACGAGACCTGCGAGTCGGTCCACAACCTGCGCAGCCACAAGATCCAGACCCAGCTCAGCCTCATCCACCCCGGCATCTTCCCCCCGCTCGCCGGCCCCCGCCCTCAG GAAGGCAGTGCTACCCAGGGTGTGCCCACGGTCCGAGGCCAGTGTCTCCTTAAGTACCAGCTCCGGCCCCGGCGGGAGTGGCAGAG GGATGCCGTCCTGACCTGTGACCCCGAGGAGTTCATCGCCGAGGCCCTGGAGCTCCCCAACTTCCAGGAGAGCGTGCAGGAGTATAGGAAGACAGCCCAGGACAGCCCAGAGG CAACCAGCAGCCAGTACCCAGAAGTGGTCTTCTTGGGGACAGGGTCTGCGATCCCAATGAAGATCCGGAACGTGAGCTCCACGCTCGTCAACATCAG CCCCGACACGTCCCTGCTGCTGGACTGCGGGGAGGGCACCTTCGGGCAGCTGTGCCGCCACTATGGGGACGGCGTGGACCGGGTCCTGGGCTCCCTGGCTGCCGTGTTCGTGTCCCACCTGCACGCCGACCACCACACG ggctTGTTGAACATCCTGCTACAGAGAGAGCGTGCTCTG GCATCGCTGGGCAGACCCTGCCACCCCCTGCTCGTGGTCGCCCCCACCCAGCTCCGGACCTGGCTGCAGCAGTACCATAACCAGTGCCAGCCGCTGCTGCACCACGTCAG TGTTATTCCTGCCAAATGCCTTCAGAAGGGAGCTGAGGTCTCCAGCCCCGAGGTAGAAAGGTTGATAAATTTGCTGCTGGAAACCTGTGGCCTGGAAGAG TTCCAGACCTGCCTGGTCCGGCACTGCAAGCATGCCTTCGGCTGTGCGCTGGTCCACATGTCTGGCTGGAAGGTGGTCTACTCGGGGGACACCATGCCCTGTGAAGCTCTGGTCCAGATGG GGAAGGATGCCACCCTCCTGATCCACGAGGCCACCTTGGAAGACGGTCTGGAAGAGGAAGCTGTGGAGAAGACACACAG CACCACCTCCCAGGCCATCGGCGTGGGCATGCGGATGAGCGCAGCCTTCATCATGCTGACCCACTTCAGCCAGCGCTATGCCAAGATCCCGCTCTTCAGCCCTGACTTCAACGAGAAAGTGGGCATCGCCTTTGACCACATGAAG GTCAGCCTGGGGGACCTCCCGACGGTGCCCAGGCTGACGGCGCCACTGAAGGCCCTGTTCGCCGGGGACCTGGAGGAGATGGAGGGGCGCCGGGAGCGCCGGGAGCTGCGGCAAGTGCGGGCAGCCCTGCTCGCCGGGGAGGACGTGGAGCCACCACAGAAACGCGCCCCCACAGAGCATCCCCTAAGCCCACAGAGCAAGAAGGCCAGGGCCCAGTA